DNA from Kitasatospora herbaricolor:
CGCCCTCGGTCTCGTCCACCTTCTCGCAGAGCGACTCGTAGAAGGGCTGGCCGACCAGCAGGGTCACGGCGGTGAAGGTGATCAGGGCGATCAGCAGGCCGCCGCCGAAGGTGACGGCCGCGAGCGCGCCGCGCAGCAGCCCCTGCCAGGGGGAGCCCCAGCCGTCGGCGAACGGGGTGGCCCAGGCGGCCAGGTCGTCGGCCCGGGTGCTGAGCAGTACCAGCGCCACGATGTACCCGACCAGGGTGATCAGTGCGGGGATCATCCCGAACCCCCACCAGCGGCCGTGTCGCGCCACCCACTTCTGGCCCTTGGCCAGGTACCCCATCCCCGCCACAAGATCTCGCATAGGGGGAAGGGTAGGGGACGCCGCCGGACCGGTCACCTCAGGCCGGTCAGCTCAGGCCGGGGCGCACGGGCCGCCGGGCGGTGGTCCTGACGACGCGTCCGGCCGCCCGCCCGCCCGGTGAGGGGCGGCCGGACGGCCGGAGGCGGTGCGCCGGGGGAACCGGCTAGGCGGCGGTGAGCGCGGCGGCCTTGCGGCGCCGGTCCACGACGGCGGCCGCGACCAGGACGACGGCGGCGGCGACCAGTGACAGGTACATCTGGGTCCGGCCGTCGTGGTCGGTGAACATGTAGATCATCACGAACCCGATCAGGCCGATGGTGGCCCAGGTCAGGTACGGGTAGAGCCACATCCGGACGGTGAGCCGCTCGGGCGTCTCACGCTCGATGATCTTGCGCATCCGCAGCTGCGAGAAGCAGATCACCAGCCAGACGAAGAGGGCCACCGCGCCCGAGGAGTTGATCAGGAACTTGAAGACGGTGTTCGGCGAGGTGTAGTTGAAGAACACCGCGAGGAAGCCGAAGACCACCGAGGACAGGATCGCCACCCGGGGCACGCCGCGCGGGCTCACCCGGGCGAAGGCCTTCGGCGCGTCGCCGCGCTGTCCGAGCGAGAAGGCCATCCGGGAGGCCGTGTAGAGGCCGGAGTTGAGGCAGGACAGCACGGCGGTCAGCACGATCACGTCCATCACCCGGGCGGCGCCCGGGATGCCGACGTGCTCCAGCACCGCGACGTACGGGCTGCCCTTGACCGAGGCGTCGTTCCACGGCAGCAGCGTCACCACGATCGCGATCGAGCCGAGGTAGAAGACGCCGATCCGCCAGATCACGCTGTTGGTGGCCCGGCTGACCGCCTTCTCCGGGTCGGCGGACTCGCCGGCGGCGAGCGTGACGATCTCGCTGCCCATGAAGGCGAACACCACGGTCAGCATGCCGGTGAAGACGGCGCCGACCCCGTGCGGCAGGAAGCCGCCGTTGCCGGTGAGGTTGGCCGTGCCGACCGCGCTGGTGCCGGGCAGCAGGCCGAAGACGGCCAGCGCGCCGATCACGATGAAGGCGATGATGGCCACCACCTTGATGCCGGCGAACCAGAACTCGAACTCGCCGTAGGAGGCCACCGAGAACAGGTTGGTGGCCGTCAGCACGGCCATCACCAGCAGGGCGAACGCCCACTGCGGCACACCGGGGACCCAGGTGTTGAGGATCTTGGCCCCCGCCGTCGCCTCCACGGCCAGCACCACGACCCAGAAGAACCAGTACAGCCAGCCGATGCTGAATCCGGCCCAGCGGCCCAGCGCCCGGTCCGCGTACGCGGAGAACGAGCCGCTCTGCGGGTCGGCGGCGGCCATCTCGCCGAGCATCCGCATCACCATCACGACCAGCACGCCGGCCAGGGTGTAGGAGAGCAGGATGCCGGGGCCGGTGGAGGCGATGCCCGCGCCGGAGCCCACGAACAGGCCGGCGCCGATCACGCCGCCGATGGCGATCATCGACAGGTGCCGGTTCTTCAGGCCGGCCTTGAGGTTGCCGTCCTGGCCGCCGTCGCCGGGGGCGCCCGGGGGCGACGCGGTCCGGGTGGTGGTGGTTTCCGCACTCATCTGCAGGTGCCTGTGCCTTCCCGCGCGGTCGACCCCTTCGGCCTGTGGTGCCGGAGGGTGGGGGGACGGATCCGCGCAATGCGACGCAACCTAACTTCTACTTCCGAGTATCGGAACAGCACATCGGGAAATGTCCGCTCAGCGGACGCGTAAGGCCTGGTCAGGACCCCTTTTCGGATTGTCCGCGAAAGCTCAAATCTGACACGGGGTCAGGCCGCTCAGCGCGTTCGGGGCGTGACCCGGGCGTTACCGGGCCGGGGTCGGGGGCCGGTCCGGGGAGCGCCGCCGGGGTGCTCATACTGTGGGGGTGAAGATCAGCGGAACGGTCCCGGAGTTGATGGCGGCGTGATCGTGGTCGTGGTGCTCGCCCTCCTGCTCGCCCTGGCCGTCGTCGGCCTCGCCCACTGGTACCTCTGGCGCCGCCTGGTCCGGGACGTCAGCGCCCCCGGCGGGCTCTGGCGGCGGACCGGCACCGTGCTGGCGTTCCTGCTCCCCGTCCTCGGCATCGGCGCGGTGGTCGGCGGGCGCGCCCTGCCGATGGCGGCCGAGCGCTGGATCGCCTGGCCCGGGTTCCTCTGGCTGGCGGTGCTGCTCTACCTGCTGCTCTTCCTGCTGGCCGGCGAGCTGCTCCGGCCCCTGCTCGCCCGGCTGCCGGACCGCCGGGGCACGGCACGCGACCTGCCGGGGGAGGCGGGACGGGACGCGGCAGCCGGTGCCACCCCGGCCGCCGTCACCACCGGGCCCGTGGCGGACCCCGCCCCCGAGCCCGGCACGCCGTCCGCCCGCCCCGCCACGCCGTCCGCCGACCCCGGTGTCCCGGCTGCCGACGTGGTGCGCCCGTCCCCCGCCGCTCCCGTGTCCGGCGGTCCCCTCTCGCCGCAGCGGCGGCTGTTCATCGCCCGCACGGTCGCGATCGGTGCCGCCGGCGCGGCGGCGGCCGTGGTCGGCAACGGCACCTACGGCGTGCTGCGCGGTCCGCGCCTCAAGCAGGTGACCGTCCCGCTGGCCAAACTGCCCGCGCGGGCGGACGGCTACCGGATCGCGGTGGTCAGCGACATCCACCTCGGCCCGATCCTCGGCCGCGCCCACACCCAGCGGATCGTCGACACCGTCAACGCCGCCCGGCCCGACCTGATCACCGTCGTCGGCGACCTGGTCGACGGCACCGTGCCCGAACTCGGCCGGGACGCCGAGCCCTTGGCCCGGCTCCGGGCCAAGGACGGCGCCTGGTTCGTCACCGGCAACCACGAGTACTTCTCCGGGGCGGCCCCCTGGGTCGACTTCGTCCGCTCGCTGGGCGTCCACCCGCTGCAGAACGCCCGGGTGGAACTGCCCGGCTTCGACCTGGCCGGCGTCAACGACCTGGCCGGCACCTCCGAGGGCGACGGGCCCGACTTCGACAAGGCGCTCGGCGACCGGGACCGCTCCCGTACCTCGGTGCTGCTCTCCCACCAGCCGGTGACCGTGCACGACGCCGTCCGGCACGGCGTGGACCTGCAGCTCTCCGGCCACACCCACGGCGGCCAGCTCTGGCCGGGCAACTACCTGGCCGAACTCGCCAACCCCACGGTGGCCGGCCTGGAGCGCTACGGGGACACCCAGCTCTACG
Protein-coding regions in this window:
- a CDS encoding amino acid permease, producing the protein MSAETTTTRTASPPGAPGDGGQDGNLKAGLKNRHLSMIAIGGVIGAGLFVGSGAGIASTGPGILLSYTLAGVLVVMVMRMLGEMAAADPQSGSFSAYADRALGRWAGFSIGWLYWFFWVVVLAVEATAGAKILNTWVPGVPQWAFALLVMAVLTATNLFSVASYGEFEFWFAGIKVVAIIAFIVIGALAVFGLLPGTSAVGTANLTGNGGFLPHGVGAVFTGMLTVVFAFMGSEIVTLAAGESADPEKAVSRATNSVIWRIGVFYLGSIAIVVTLLPWNDASVKGSPYVAVLEHVGIPGAARVMDVIVLTAVLSCLNSGLYTASRMAFSLGQRGDAPKAFARVSPRGVPRVAILSSVVFGFLAVFFNYTSPNTVFKFLINSSGAVALFVWLVICFSQLRMRKIIERETPERLTVRMWLYPYLTWATIGLIGFVMIYMFTDHDGRTQMYLSLVAAAVVLVAAAVVDRRRKAAALTAA
- a CDS encoding metallophosphoesterase, producing the protein MIVVVVLALLLALAVVGLAHWYLWRRLVRDVSAPGGLWRRTGTVLAFLLPVLGIGAVVGGRALPMAAERWIAWPGFLWLAVLLYLLLFLLAGELLRPLLARLPDRRGTARDLPGEAGRDAAAGATPAAVTTGPVADPAPEPGTPSARPATPSADPGVPAADVVRPSPAAPVSGGPLSPQRRLFIARTVAIGAAGAAAAVVGNGTYGVLRGPRLKQVTVPLAKLPARADGYRIAVVSDIHLGPILGRAHTQRIVDTVNAARPDLITVVGDLVDGTVPELGRDAEPLARLRAKDGAWFVTGNHEYFSGAAPWVDFVRSLGVHPLQNARVELPGFDLAGVNDLAGTSEGDGPDFDKALGDRDRSRTSVLLSHQPVTVHDAVRHGVDLQLSGHTHGGQLWPGNYLAELANPTVAGLERYGDTQLYVTRGAGAWGPPVRVGAPSDITIVTLVSPRA